DNA sequence from the Campylobacter concisus genome:
TGCCAAGATAAAAGAAAAGGTTAGAGAAAAACTCTTTGCGATCGCTTCAAAGATCGTAGCAATGGCGGCAAAAAGAGAGCTCGTGGCTGGTAAAATTTTGCAAAAAGAAGACATCTCTTATCTAAATTTTGTTCAAGACGCTGGCTTTTCATATACGAGTGATCAGCAAAAAGCGGTAAATGATATAAGGGATGAGCTAAAAAGCGGAAAGGTCATGGATAGGCTGCTTAGCGGAGATGTTGGCTTTGGTAAGACTGAAGTTGCGATGAATGCTATATTTACCTGCATAAAATCAGGCTTTAGTGCATTTTTCTTTGTGCCAACGACACTTCTTAGCTCGCAGCACTACAAGACACTAAGCCAAAGATTTAGCAAATTTGGCATAAAGGTCTTTAGGCTGGATCGCTTCTCAAGCGCTAAAGAAAAATCAAGCCTGCAAAAAGCGCTAAAAGAAAATGAGCCCATAGTTTGCGTGGGTACGCATGCACTTCTTGGTGTAAAGGCTGAAAATTTAGGGCTTATAGTGGTTGATGAGGAGCATAAATTTGGCGTTAAGCAAAAAGAGCAGCTAAAAGAAATTTCTCAGCACTCACACATCTTAAGTATGAGCGCCACTCCTATACCAAGAAGCCTAAATATGGCGCTTAGCAAGATAAAAACATATAGTATTTTAGCCACTCCGCCAAGCTCAAGGCTTGATGTGAGAACAAGTGTGAAAGAGTGGGATGAAAAGGTCGTCAAAGAGGCGATCATGCGTGAGCTAAGACGTGGTGGACAGACTTTTTACATTCACAACCACATCGCAGACATAGAGCAAACAGCAAATGATCTAAGAAAAATTTTGCCAAAGCTTAGGATTTTGATACTTCACTCAAAGGTAAATGCGAAAGTTACTGAAGATGAGATGATGAAATTTGAGCGAGGCGAATATGACTTATTACTTTGCACCAGCATCGTTGAAAGTGGCATCCACTTGCCAAATGCAAACACCATAATCGTAGAAAATGCCAATAAATTTGGAATGGCTGACCTGCACCAGCTGCGCGGACGCGTGGGTAGAAGCGACAAGCAGGCCTACTGCTACTTTTTGGTGGAAGATAAAGATGCTATTAGTAAAGACGCACTAAAACGACTTGTGGCACTCGAGGGCAACTCATTTTTGGGCGCTGGCTCAGTGCTTGCCTATCACGACCTTGAAATAAGAGGTGGTGGTAACATCATCGGTGAAGCGCAAAGTGGCCACATCGAGGCTATCGGCTACTCGCTATATCTAAAGATGCTAGAAGATGAGATAAACAAGCTTCTTAATCAAGACTCCGCAAAGCTTGACAAGATCGATCTAAAGCTTAGTGTGAGTGCCTTTTTAAATCAAGAATTTATAAGAGAAGATAGGCTAAGGCTTGAAATTTACAGGCGTCTTAGCAAGTGTAAAGAGGTGAGTGAAGTCTATGAGATACAAAGCGAGCTTGAAGATAGATTTGGCAAGATAGATACATTTACAAAGCAGTTTTTAGACCTTATCATCATCAAAATTTTAGCTCTAAAAGCTGGCATAAAGACGATCTCAAACAGCGAACAAAATATACTAATAACAAAAAATGATGACGAGAAGATCAGGCTAAAGTCACGTAGCAAGGACGATGACGATGTTTTGGCTGAAATTTTGGTCTATCTAAGAAAGGATAAGAAGTGATAGATTGGGGCGTGAAGTATGCAGCGATATATAGAAGCACAAAAGGCATGCTAAAACCAGTTGATGATATTGATTTTGTAGATATTGACTCACTTTATGGGCTGGAAAAACAAAAAGAAATTTTACTAAAAAATACTCTAAATTTTATAGAAGGTAAGGATGCAAATCACGTGCTTCTTTGGGGTGAGAGAGGATGTGGCAAGTCAAGTCTCGTAAGGGCTGTTTTTACTAAATTTTATAAAACCGGACTTCGCATAATCGAGCTTGGCTGCGAAGATCTAAAATACCTTGGCGACATCATCGACGAGATTAGAAAAAGTGAGTTTAAATTTATCATTTTTTGCGATGATCTAAGCTTTGAAAATGGCAGTAATGAGTATAAATTCCTAAAACCTATAATGGACGGCTCTATCCAAAAGCCACCTAAAAACGTACTTTTATACGCTACGTCAAATCGTCGCCACCTAATAAGCGAGTTTAAAAGCGAAAATGAAAACTCGCAGTTAATGGACGGAGAGATACATTACAGCGACGCAACTCAGGAGAAAATTTCTCTTTCAGATCGCTTTGGCCTTTGGATCAGCTTTTATCAAGGCAACTACGATGAGTACCTAAAAATGGTTGATTTTTACTTTAAAGACTATAAAGGCAATAAAGACGAGCTTCACACACTTGCTAAAAATTTCGCAACACTCAGAGCCAGCAGAAGTGGCAGAACAGCAAAGCAGTTTTATCTTACTTTTAAAGAAAATTTAAAATGACTTCAACCGATCTATTTTTAACCTTGTTTAATCACAAAAACAAAAATTTAGACGAGTTAAAATGGCCAGATGAGGGTACTTTTGGGGTCATTTTAGGTGCTATTTTAGTGCAAAATACCAACTGGAAAAACGTAGAAAAAGCGCTAGATAATCTAAAAAAAGCAAACAAAGATAGCCTACAAGGCATTTGCGAGCTTGAAAACAGCGAGCTTGCTACGCTTATAAAGCCAAGTGGCTTTTATAACACAAAGGCTAAACGGCTAAAGACGCTTTGCCAAGCCATAAGAAACGAGTTTGACGACTTTGAAAATTTCAAAGAAAATGTAAGTCGTGAGTGGCTCATAAGCGTAAAAGGTGTTGGAGCCGAGACTTGTGATGCAATACTTGCTTATGCTTGCGGTAAGCCATATATGGTTGTTGATGCTTATGCGCTTAGGATAATGGCATATTTTGACTATATTTTTGAGAGCTACGATGAGGCGGCTGAGTGGTTTAGCTCGCTTGATTATGATGAAATTTATAAAATTCTTGATAGCGAGAAATTTGATGAGATTGAAATTTTAAAACTCTATCACGCTCTTATTTTGGAGTTTTGCAAGGAAAATTTCAAAGGTAAAATCTTAAGCCAAAATGGTCAAAAAATATTAAGCAGCATTAAAAATTAAACTACTAATATGTAACAACTATTTATAAATTTGCCAAATATCGGGGCTTTTTATAGTCTATTTTAAAATTCTGTGCTAAATTTACACAAAATTTATCTTATTTAGTTTAGGAGGAGTGATGATTTACGATAACATCGTTAAAACGATTGGTAATACACCTATTGTAAAGATAAAAACAGGTGCTGATGAAGCCGAAATTTACGTAAAACTAGAGTTTTTTAACCCAGGTGGCTCTGTAAAAGATAGGATTGCATTTAATATGATAACTAAGATGCTAGCTGACGGTACGCTAAAACATGGTGATACTATCGTTGAGCCAACGAGCGGAAATACTGGCATTGGTGTAGCGATGTGCGGTGCTGCACTTGGCTTTAAAGTGATACTTTGCATGCCAGAGAGCATGAGTATCGAAAGACGCAAAATAGTAGCTGCTTATGGCGCACAACTTGAGCTTACTCCAGCGTCTGGTGGTATGAAAGCAGCGATCGCAAGAGCTACAGAGCTAGCAGCTCAGCCAAATCACGTAATGCTAAGCCAGTTTGAAAACAAGTATAACCCACAAGCTCACGAGCTAACAACAGCAGCTGAAATTGTGGCTGATTTTAGCAAGCTTGATGCATTTGTAGCTGGCGTTGGCACAGGTGGTACAATAAGTGGTGTAGCAAAAATTTTAAAAGAAAAAGGCTATGATACTAAGATCATCGCAGTAGAGCCTGAAGCATCGCCGGTTTTAAGTGGTGGCAACCCAGGACCGCATAAAATTCAAGGCATTGGAGCCGGATTTTTACCAAATACTATGAATATGAGCTTAGTTAGCGAGGTAGAAAAAGTAAGCAACGATGACGCACTAAACGCAGCTAGAGCAATTGCAAAAAGTGATGGACTCATGATAGGTATAAGCGGTGGTGCTGCTTACGTGGCTGCAAAAAGAGTAGCTAAAAGACTTGGCGCTGGCAAAAAAGTACTTTTCATAGCTCCAGATAATGGTGAAAGATACTTAAGCACAGAGCTTTACGGAGCATAAAAATATGCGGGAGAGTCTAAAGGAGCTAGTTCAAACTGTTCGTGAAAAAGACCCATCTGTACATAAGTGTTGCTTTTTGGCAATACTTATAAACACTCCTGGTATTCATGCGGTTTTGTTTCATAAAATTTCTCATTTTTTATATAAAAAAGAGCATTTTTTTCTAGCTAGACTCATCTCACAAATTGCAAGATTTTTAACAGGCATCGAGATCCATCCTGGAGCAAAGATCGGCAGGAGATTTTTCATAGATCATGGTATGGGTGTGGTTATCGGTGAGACAGCTGAGATAGGTGATGATGTAATGATGTATCATCAAGTAACACTTGGAGGTACTGGAAAAGAGTGTGGCAAAAGGCATCCGACTGTAAAAAATGGCGTGACTATCGCAGCTGGCTCAAAGATACTAGGTGCGATAACTATTGGTGAAAATGCAAAGATCGGAGCAAACTCGGTTGTGCTAAAGAATGTTCCTGCAAATGCAACCGTTGTTGGTATACCAGCAAGGGTTGTCCGAGTAAACGGCACAAAATTTGAACCAGAGTTTATTATCTAATCTCAAAGATTGGATAAATTTATTTTTACTTTTTATGCTTTAAAATTTGAGCATAAATTTCGTCTTTTAGTTTTAATTTCTCTTTCTTTAAATTATCAATTTCAGATGGTTTTGCTAGGTTGTCGTCTATTTTTTTATTTAGCTCATCATGTTTTTTGCAAAGAGTAGCAAAACGAGCATCGGTTTTCTTTAGCTCATTTATAAGGTCTGTATATTCATGTAACATATCGGCTCCTATAAAAATTTGAGAAATTTTATCAAGACTTTGTAAATGCTTGGATATAAAATAAGCACCAAGTCATTGCTTAAATTTTTAAAAAAAGGCAAGTAGAAAAAATTATTTTATACGTATTTGAATTCTTCAGGTTTATGTTTGCTTTTTACAACGCGCTTGGTTAGACGTATTCCATCAACGGTACCGATAACTAAAAGCTTTGATCCTGTCCCCACTAATGTATCGCCATTTGGCATTGGTACAAAATTATTATTTATATCTCTAATGCCTACTATGTCTGCATTTGTTATGTTTCGTAGATGAGTTTCTTTTAATCTTTTAAATCTTATCCAAGAGTAATCAGGAACAAGAATTTCTTCTATATCGATAGGTGAATTTTTTGTATACAAAAACTGCTCTAATAAATTTTCCATGTCCGGCCTTACGCTCATGGCACTTAACCGCTGCGCGACTAAGCGAGATGGACTTACCACATTGTCAGCGCCTAATTTTTTTAATCTTTGCGTATCGTCTTCTGTCTCTGCATTTGTTATGATATGATAAGGTTTTCTGCGACCTATCTCTTTTTCATAAAGTCTTACAGATGCTATAAGGGCGATGTTATCAGCAATATTTGAGCTAAGAGTTATAAGTCCTTTTGCGCTTGATAGATGTGTCTTTAAAAAGGCAATTTGTGTATGTGGCTGAGCTTTTATGAAATATGGATATTTATAAATTTGAGCTAGCTCTGCGATATCTTCTCTATCATCGACCACTACAAAAGGTATATGATTTTCGCGAAATTGAGCACTAAGTTCGATTGTGTATAGATTGTGATAACAAATAACGAAGTGATTTTTTAGTCTTGCGATCCTATAAAGCATGCGTCGTTCCTTTAAAATGCTAATTAATGTGCCTCTTTTTAAAACCTCAACCACAATACCGATCGATAGTGTAAATATAATAAAACCAATAAGTATAAACGTGATAGTAAAAATTCTGCCCTTTGGAGTTATTGGAGCAACTTCGGTAAAACCAACTGTTGTAAAAGTCATGCCAGCTTGGTAAAAGGCATCTATTAGTGAGAAATTATCTATTAAGACATAACCTAATGTTCCAAAAAGTAACAGTAATACGACTGAAATTAGTGGAAATCTAAAAGGTTTTAATTGTTCGTAAAGCTCAGTATCTAGGCTTATTTCTGGTTTTGTAGGGTTTGACCAGTTGAGGAATTTTAAAAGTCTTGAGAGAAAAGACATAAATTCCTCTTCATTTTATATTCTTAGTTTGATTGTTTCTTCATCGTTCTTAGAGTAGAAGCAGCAACTTTTATCTTTCTTGTAGTACCATCTTCTAGTGTAACGCGAATCGTTCTAAGATTTGGCAAGAATCTTCTTTTAGTTTTATTGTTAGCGTGGCTCACATTGTTGCCTATCATCGGTCCTTTGCCTGTTATCGCACATCTTTTTGACATTTTTTTTCCTTATAAACAAAAATTTCTGCTGATTTTATCTAAAACAAACAAAAGTAATGCTTAAATAGATTCTTTTTTAAAAGAATTGATTTTTATTAATAATCTAGATAAAATAACGCCTTTGTCTATAAATTATAAATAGCAAAAATATTTAGAAATCTTGAGTGATACAAAATGCTTAGTAAAGAGTTGATCGAAAAAAATGTTGATTTTGTTTTACAGATGCCAACTCTTTTTGAAAAGATCGAGCACTTTTTATTAGCTGGTAATGTAACTGAGGCAGTTGCTACTTTACAAAATATATCATCTTTTAAAACTTATTTTAGCTCCATTTTTAAACGTGCAAAATTTGATATTCCTTATGATGGCAACGATTTGGTAGTAATAGCAAATATGCTTGGCATTGATACTTTTAGAGCGATAGTACTTTCTTATTTTATATTTTTAAAATCCCCAAAAATTTATAAGGTATTTAATTTTAAAATCGTCGATTTGATCGAGCTTAATGCTAAAATTTTATCAGATTGGCTAAAGATATTAAATTCTTTTAAAGAAAAGCACTATAACTATTTATCGCTTGCTCCGTATTCTATAGCCTGTATTATAGTGTGTGAGAATTTATTTTCGAAATTTCCATCTTATATGTCAGATGTTATTTCGTATTCTGACATAAGCTATAATAAAATTTTGCAAAAAAAATATGGCTTTAGCCTTTGGGATATTTTTTTAAAAGCAATGAATATGAACAAGCAATCATTAAGCAAGATTGATAAAGAGATGCTTTGCTTTTTTGAGATTTTGCTCTCTTATGAGTCCAGCAGGCCTGAATTTTATGATTTTGGAGTTGATAAAATTTTAGATATCAATGTTTATCCAGAGATGCAAACCATTATATTTATTAAAAAAGCTCTACAAAAATGAAATTAACTTTTAATGGTTCTATGGCTATTATAAGGCCTTTTGGTTTTTTGGAAGCAGAGAATATTCCATTAAAATTAAGTGAAAAATACGTAAACCAAATTTCTTCGCGTGATATCAGCGCTATACTGCTCTCACTAAAAAATGTTACATTTTTTAGTCCTATTTGGCTTGGTAGAATAATTGAAAATTTAAGCGAAGAAGCGCAAAAGCTTGGCGTGGTATTTGCGATTTGCGATTACAATGAAATTTTTTATGAATTGATGATGAGAACAGTTAAGAATATTTTAAATGTCTCGATGTTTGAAAGTGAAAATATCGCAAGCTTGTTTTTAAATAAATTTCTAAATAACGCAAATGACAAAGTTTTCATTTATAACTCAACTGAGCAGTATAAGCACTATTTGGCTAATTATCTCAAAAATCGCTCATTTGATGTGGTTGAGGCTAGAGATGCGACCGAGTTTAATAAAAAAAAGAATTTATATAGTTATGCAGTATCACAGCTAAATCATGTGAGATTAGGACAAAATCAGATAGATACTTTTATAAAAGATGGTGTCGTTATTTATGCCATAAAAAGTTTTATGGACTCAGATTTTATTGAAGATTTTGATATGTCAGCTCATGATATTATGCTAAAAATCGGATATAAATTTTTTATTTTATGGGTAAATATTTCTGGTGCTTTAAATATAAGGGGTGCAAAATTTCTAATCAAACTTGCTAGCATTAGCAAAAGATCAGGTGCATTTATTTCGCTTTGTGGCATAAACGAATCAAATTTATCTATTGAATTAATAACGTACCTTAAAGATGCAAATATATTTATCTATAAAAATTTAAATGACTTTTACAAAGATGACACTATTTTTTATCTTAAAAAAAGAGACTTTGATGCAGAGCCAGTAGATATTAACAAGAACGTTGCTCAAATTTCATCTTATGTGACGCAAATTGCGAGCAAAATTATCTCACAGTTAGCAGAAGAAGAAATTTTGTGTGTTGATACCAAAGTTAGTGCGCTTGACATAGAGGATGAGTGCGATTACTTGCGTATTTGTGTTCAGTATTATGGTGATATTTACGCAAGAGTGCTATTTGGTGTAAAAAAAGATAAGTTAGATAAAATTTGCTCTATTTTTATGCCTGAAGGCAATGATTCAAATGACTATTTAAGTGGATATTCTCAAATTTTTAGTATCATTACGGATAAATTTTTGACACATCTTTGGCAAAAAGACATAAAAGTAAAAGTTAGCTTGCCTAAAATTTTATCTGATGATGTTTTTTTCGATCACAATAGTGTAGGCATCATGAATAGACTAGACGTAAAAGATGACGAAATAGGCTTTGTATTTGTAACCAAGTAAGGAGAAGAAATGTACGTTGCACCTAGTATTTTATCGGCTGATTTTGGAAATTTGGCAGCTGAGATAAGAGCCATTTGCGAGGCTGGGTGCGATCTGGTGCATGTTGATGTTATGGATGGGCATTTTGTGCCAAATTTAACCATTGGACCAGTCGTGGTAAATGCCGTTGCAAAAGCAGCTACAAAGCCACTTGATATACATTTGATGGTTGAGAATAACTCATTTTTTGCTGATCTTTTCTTGCCGTTAAAGCCAAAATTTCTAACCTTTCACATCGAAGAAGAGAAGCACCCATTAAGGCTCATCGATCACATCAGAAAAAATGGTGTAAGTCCTGGCATCGTGCTAAATCCTCATACGCCAGTTAGTGCGATCGAACACATTATCGATGAAGTTGATATGGTGCTTTTGATGAGTGTAAATCCTGGCTTTGGGGGTCAGAAATTTATGCCAGTCGTGCTTGAAAAAACAAGGGCGCTAAGAGAGCTAATAGAACGAAAAAACGCTAAGTGTCTGATCGAAGTAGATGGCGGCGTAAACGGACTAAATGCGCCTGATCTTGAAGACGCTGGGGCTGATATCTTGGTGGCTGGTAACTATATCTTCTCATCAAATTCCTACGAACAAGCCATTCGCGCCATAAAGCTTGAGTTTTGAAACCAAAAAAACAGCGTTTAGAAAATAGCATTGAAATTTTAGCTAGGCAAAATTTAAGCTATCATGAGTTTATTTTAAGATTTAGCGATATTGAAGAAATTTCATCACTCATTGACGTGCGCGATCTTGATATGTGGCGAACTCTTGGACTTGATATTACTAGAAATGAAGAGAATGAGATCGAGCTTGGCACGAGATTTAGAGATATTAGCGAGCAGGAATTTTGCGTGGTTGATATCGAAACGACTGGTGGCACGACG
Encoded proteins:
- a CDS encoding ATP-binding protein, with protein sequence MIDWGVKYAAIYRSTKGMLKPVDDIDFVDIDSLYGLEKQKEILLKNTLNFIEGKDANHVLLWGERGCGKSSLVRAVFTKFYKTGLRIIELGCEDLKYLGDIIDEIRKSEFKFIIFCDDLSFENGSNEYKFLKPIMDGSIQKPPKNVLLYATSNRRHLISEFKSENENSQLMDGEIHYSDATQEKISLSDRFGLWISFYQGNYDEYLKMVDFYFKDYKGNKDELHTLAKNFATLRASRSGRTAKQFYLTFKENLK
- the epsC gene encoding serine O-acetyltransferase EpsC, which codes for MRESLKELVQTVREKDPSVHKCCFLAILINTPGIHAVLFHKISHFLYKKEHFFLARLISQIARFLTGIEIHPGAKIGRRFFIDHGMGVVIGETAEIGDDVMMYHQVTLGGTGKECGKRHPTVKNGVTIAAGSKILGAITIGENAKIGANSVVLKNVPANATVVGIPARVVRVNGTKFEPEFII
- the cysK gene encoding cysteine synthase A encodes the protein MIYDNIVKTIGNTPIVKIKTGADEAEIYVKLEFFNPGGSVKDRIAFNMITKMLADGTLKHGDTIVEPTSGNTGIGVAMCGAALGFKVILCMPESMSIERRKIVAAYGAQLELTPASGGMKAAIARATELAAQPNHVMLSQFENKYNPQAHELTTAAEIVADFSKLDAFVAGVGTGGTISGVAKILKEKGYDTKIIAVEPEASPVLSGGNPGPHKIQGIGAGFLPNTMNMSLVSEVEKVSNDDALNAARAIAKSDGLMIGISGGAAYVAAKRVAKRLGAGKKVLFIAPDNGERYLSTELYGA
- a CDS encoding endonuclease III domain-containing protein, which codes for MTSTDLFLTLFNHKNKNLDELKWPDEGTFGVILGAILVQNTNWKNVEKALDNLKKANKDSLQGICELENSELATLIKPSGFYNTKAKRLKTLCQAIRNEFDDFENFKENVSREWLISVKGVGAETCDAILAYACGKPYMVVDAYALRIMAYFDYIFESYDEAAEWFSSLDYDEIYKILDSEKFDEIEILKLYHALILEFCKENFKGKILSQNGQKILSSIKN
- a CDS encoding potassium channel family protein, translated to MSFLSRLLKFLNWSNPTKPEISLDTELYEQLKPFRFPLISVVLLLLFGTLGYVLIDNFSLIDAFYQAGMTFTTVGFTEVAPITPKGRIFTITFILIGFIIFTLSIGIVVEVLKRGTLISILKERRMLYRIARLKNHFVICYHNLYTIELSAQFRENHIPFVVVDDREDIAELAQIYKYPYFIKAQPHTQIAFLKTHLSSAKGLITLSSNIADNIALIASVRLYEKEIGRRKPYHIITNAETEDDTQRLKKLGADNVVSPSRLVAQRLSAMSVRPDMENLLEQFLYTKNSPIDIEEILVPDYSWIRFKRLKETHLRNITNADIVGIRDINNNFVPMPNGDTLVGTGSKLLVIGTVDGIRLTKRVVKSKHKPEEFKYV
- a CDS encoding prephenate dehydrogenase, with the protein product MKLTFNGSMAIIRPFGFLEAENIPLKLSEKYVNQISSRDISAILLSLKNVTFFSPIWLGRIIENLSEEAQKLGVVFAICDYNEIFYELMMRTVKNILNVSMFESENIASLFLNKFLNNANDKVFIYNSTEQYKHYLANYLKNRSFDVVEARDATEFNKKKNLYSYAVSQLNHVRLGQNQIDTFIKDGVVIYAIKSFMDSDFIEDFDMSAHDIMLKIGYKFFILWVNISGALNIRGAKFLIKLASISKRSGAFISLCGINESNLSIELITYLKDANIFIYKNLNDFYKDDTIFYLKKRDFDAEPVDINKNVAQISSYVTQIASKIISQLAEEEILCVDTKVSALDIEDECDYLRICVQYYGDIYARVLFGVKKDKLDKICSIFMPEGNDSNDYLSGYSQIFSIITDKFLTHLWQKDIKVKVSLPKILSDDVFFDHNSVGIMNRLDVKDDEIGFVFVTK
- the mfd gene encoding transcription-repair coupling factor, with the translated sequence MQAKVYEYLLTHAPQILICEDDKEAALCADAASFAGFNAFKLPDFRAKKGDDLRSFNEELFEISSVLSKYYKFDGKKIIISPFSTLLNPLPTQKNLESSTIKLKDNLNLNEFADLLIRFGYECVDIVESVGEFSIRGEVIDIYGVNMDDPVRILLFGDEVESIRNYNTATQISNKTELGEAEIVPFIANLSKDEFEKVSQKIEDMQSDALVSDLNSLGFWAIDSFSDYLKCFDSKLVKKIDFGIYDVSEEKFRGIEILPEPKFYKDLEVTLNFDFFELNKSKNIIVLSRNEGLFKGYELDVFTNVKLEISPLVVNITSSDKIVVSLNKFEKKRRVKRSSLVVDELKVNDYVVHEDYGIGKFLGLEKIKVLGATKEFVVIAYQNDDKLLLPVEHLNLIDRYIAQNGSMAVLDRLGKANFAKIKEKVREKLFAIASKIVAMAAKRELVAGKILQKEDISYLNFVQDAGFSYTSDQQKAVNDIRDELKSGKVMDRLLSGDVGFGKTEVAMNAIFTCIKSGFSAFFFVPTTLLSSQHYKTLSQRFSKFGIKVFRLDRFSSAKEKSSLQKALKENEPIVCVGTHALLGVKAENLGLIVVDEEHKFGVKQKEQLKEISQHSHILSMSATPIPRSLNMALSKIKTYSILATPPSSRLDVRTSVKEWDEKVVKEAIMRELRRGGQTFYIHNHIADIEQTANDLRKILPKLRILILHSKVNAKVTEDEMMKFERGEYDLLLCTSIVESGIHLPNANTIIVENANKFGMADLHQLRGRVGRSDKQAYCYFLVEDKDAISKDALKRLVALEGNSFLGAGSVLAYHDLEIRGGGNIIGEAQSGHIEAIGYSLYLKMLEDEINKLLNQDSAKLDKIDLKLSVSAFLNQEFIREDRLRLEIYRRLSKCKEVSEVYEIQSELEDRFGKIDTFTKQFLDLIIIKILALKAGIKTISNSEQNILITKNDDEKIRLKSRSKDDDDVLAEILVYLRKDKK
- a CDS encoding YdcH family protein: MLHEYTDLINELKKTDARFATLCKKHDELNKKIDDNLAKPSEIDNLKKEKLKLKDEIYAQILKHKK
- the rpe gene encoding ribulose-phosphate 3-epimerase, producing MYVAPSILSADFGNLAAEIRAICEAGCDLVHVDVMDGHFVPNLTIGPVVVNAVAKAATKPLDIHLMVENNSFFADLFLPLKPKFLTFHIEEEKHPLRLIDHIRKNGVSPGIVLNPHTPVSAIEHIIDEVDMVLLMSVNPGFGGQKFMPVVLEKTRALRELIERKNAKCLIEVDGGVNGLNAPDLEDAGADILVAGNYIFSSNSYEQAIRAIKLEF
- the rpmB gene encoding 50S ribosomal protein L28 codes for the protein MSKRCAITGKGPMIGNNVSHANNKTKRRFLPNLRTIRVTLEDGTTRKIKVAASTLRTMKKQSN